The Ahaetulla prasina isolate Xishuangbanna chromosome 11, ASM2864084v1, whole genome shotgun sequence genome contains a region encoding:
- the NEXMIF gene encoding neurite extension and migration factor yields the protein MDDQQDKECASEDQETILINGVKEDESSNLDGDDKPPRGAADAAAPFLAVTSTGAAQKESRSQPAQTSKKACWLSPPSPLRLADVPDHISDDSSSVHAISLTSCVTKGMSAWSLPGDCEKAPFSMMEPGSMSAFTGDCLMQPSRTCLGCFIESKDSLDPEPGISLKVGDINRDYDTCSVSDIGIHCMSTGETMRYGDQLLSDQLLSFPVHKSRAADKREADKSDSDSEDPTQKNYYEGLLLDKCNGEEPLLTNPNQEWGYFESFISESKIELLDLCSKNELSVNLFSEEDVDNYMFDDDDSTLGSDVCSLKIRYESFQDNVKEKTGGLQEDTQFNFFPSVFSGCPKRDSRTALKRGPRGATDPSQFKSEETIIWGEEEGDGQQEEDEEEEEEEEEDEEGGESEKVALNKSCTSTELVQYISPKRNHFLELVNSTEDSGESSDDSTCTESSFDVLQDLKNCNKYLPRDHSSSFIQQNYGLRAKRKVRYSDDYLYDVDSIESEKIVDKKEWIPDGPKEEDDDDWCPKKRRKVSRKEPPVIIKYIIINRFKGEKHMLIKLGKVNPGEMTVTLSEELLSKYARLAPLKSFWQERWQTRLNFLKSALYHKQSFYLNGSEVAFLSHPRKRKGKIAHRHRIQRIKAIEQPVGKGGSCSSESKQLCCRIADEEGGLKGIRAMAIASPSCVNGLHLSDIAGLALPRGKTQERAFKGPERKVLRRIKFKSEARLKCKRLKAATALAEVSAALENPESATGLKDKSAPCAADGSPLSESQEDKLAKNALSFLPTTCTSDKPAASANLTANLPLIPGGYLQTLLDASDLSHSTGVAYFSPAPSGQQQQQQQQQPQETLPSLVQAEKAFCALQPAQSCILSPPSESELQQSPSPLEIEPSNFQSVWPAGKVGSPSSQGFAGQLPDASLLSAAEFGNCTGSDGLPASGYNQVPLSNSKLLYQKKLLLEGQQLQSDDSYQSCPFGNREGNFPFQRGTLSTDDGRLVSFDSMGSLSAASSNYSSLSLKSCEKDGDDEIADDFLAHCSPKLVIQQSIDEITPLKESTDLLDISNFTPDKFRQSSLSEMSPPDTPNLSPQIAGPETKTLGNMKCFPDGSQVGLSNTEKGNWSCGVLQAPDQADNGFTLNNHQFQFHMFTDEDSVSLLEKNPSLSTFNEPSAQVSTNSKATKSKRRSSSNKNLGANQSPTQKNVRKKSPKANKGSEKAPSRNSRQSPKTSRKGKNGAGVNGEKTLALGDRVAGLLNSSNSSSKTLIESIQQGSPNALRIGKANGLSGEWPLGKDSSGGWSETSIGSANSLLDDDQREFEEPSNILSNIASGMADVQRFMMASIEPLWGPVGHSDVSDLFRSPESNSLKLKTLKILAGTSPESKKKVNGSSSGVGRNHKSGNKGLSKTGSRAAPGDPGRSSSSAGYATDIHSPFFDKSYSNLSTLAKNEPTHKKLYRHKSTSKSLRDENCKVKRAEREQGHKDPTTVVSFEKLRDTDCILLKAETAFGGLPVFGEELLSFSRKKFEVCLVPQPFSAPTPFFIPVCLPHVFLLLKKRGKRNALSYVQVFKVLKWKVRNCESFGSQSCSKGLFL from the exons AATCGAGCAATCTTGATGGTGACGACAAACCCCCGCGTGGGGCAGCGGACGCTGCAGCCCCCTTTCTGGCCGTGACATCCACAGGAGCAGCTCAGAAAGAAAGCCGATCCCAGCCAGCCCAAACTTCCAAGAAGGCCTGTTGGCTGAGCCCTCCTTCCCCCCTGAGACTGGCCGATGTCCCCGACCACATTTCCGATGACTCCTCCTCCGTCCATGCCATTTCCCTCACCTCATGTGTCACGAAGGGCATGAGCGCCTGGTCCCTGCCGGGAGACTGTGAGAAGGCCCCCTTCAGCATGATGGAGCCCGGAAGCATGTCTGCCTTCACTGGCGACTGCCTGATGCAGCCGAGTCGGACCTGCCTGGGTTGCTTTATTGAGTCGAAGGACAGCCTGGATCCAGAACCTGGCATAAGCCTTAAAGTGGGCGACATAAATAGGGATTACGACACCTGTTCGGTCTCCGACATTGGGATCCACTGCATGAGCACGGGAGAGACCATGCGATATGGGGACCAGCTTCTTTCTGACCAGCTTCTAAGCTTCCCCGTGCATAAATCGAGAGCAGCCGACAAACGGGAGGCAGATAAATCCGACAGTGACTCGGAGGATCCGACTCAGAAAAACTATTACGAGGGATTACTTTTGGACAAGTGCAATGGGGAGGAACCTTTACTAACCAACCCCAACCAGGAATGGGGTTATTTTGAATCTTTCATCAGTGAAAGCAAAATCGAGCTCCTTGACCTTTGCTCCAAAAATGAGCTCTCTGTAAATCTGTTTTCCGAGGAGGATGTGGATAATTACATGTTTGATGACGATGATTCGACCTTGGGAAGTGATGTCTGCTCTTTAAAGATTCGTTACGAATCCTTCCAGGACAATGTGAAGGAGAAAACAGGGGGCTTGCAAGAGGACACCCAGTTTAACTTCTTCCCCAGCGTGTTTAGCGGGTGTCCAAAAAGGGACAGTAGGACTGCTCTGAAGAGGGGACCTCGAGGGGCAACTGATCCTTCTCAATTCAAATCTGAGGAGACCATCATctggggggaagaggagggggatggacagcaggaggaggacgaggaggaggaggaagaggaggaggaagacgaagaGGGAGGTGAAAGTGAGAAAGTTGCCTTAAACAAATCTTGCACCAGTACAGAACTTGTACAGTACATCAGTCCCAAAAGAAATCACTTCTTGGAACTGGTGAACTCCACAGAAGACTCGGGGGAGTCCAGCGATGACAGCACCTGCACCGAATCGTCTTTTGATGTGCTTCAAGACCTGAAGAACTGCAACAAGTATCTCCCCCGGGACCATTCCAGCTCCTTCATCCAACAGAATTACGGCCTGCGAGCCAAAAGGAAAGTGCGATATAGCGACGATTACCTTTATGACGTGGATTCCATCGAGAGTGAGAAGATCGTGGACAAGAAGGAGTGGATCCCAGACGGTCCCAAGGAAGAAGACGATGATGACTGGTGTcccaagaagaggaggaaagtttCTCGCAAGGAGCCCCCCGTCATCATCAAGTACATCATCATCAACCGGTTCAAAGGAGAGAAGCACATGTTGATCAAGCTTGGCAAAGTTAACCCTGGCGAGATGACGGTGACCTTGAGCGAGGAGTTGTTGAGCAAATATGCCAGGTTGGCTCCCCTGAAGTCGTTTTGGCAAGAGAGGTGGCAGACCCGCCTCAACTTCCTCAAATCCGCCCTCTACCACAAGCAgagtttctatctcaatggctctGAGGTGGCCTTCCTGTCCCACCCACGCAAACGCAAAGGCAAGATAGCCCACCGGCACCGGATCCAGAGGATTAAGGCCATCGAGCAGCCCGTGGGCAAAGGTGGCTCTTGCTCATCAGAATCCAAGCAGCTCTGTTGCAGGATCGCAGATGAGGAAGGGGGCCTGAAGGGGATCCGGGCCATGGCCATCGCCTCCCCCAGCTGCGTCAATGGCCTCCATCTGAGCGACATCGCTGGCCTGGCCCTCCCTCGAGGCAAAACCCAGGAGAGGGCATTCAAAGGGCCCGAGAGAAAAGTCTTGCGCAGGATCAAATTCAAAAGTGAGGCCAGGTTGAAATGCAAGCGACTCAAAGCGGCCACCGCCCTGGCTGAGGTTTCAGCAGCCTTGGAGAATCCAGAGTCGGCCACGGGGTTAAAGGACAAAAGCGCGCCTTGTGCTGCAGATGGCTCTCCTCTCTCAGAGAGCCAGGAGGACAAACTGGCAAAAAATGCCCTTTCCTTCCTACCCACCACCTGCACTTCAGACAAGCCAGCCGCATCTGCTAATCTGACGGCAAACTTGCCCCTCATCCCTGGTGGGTACCTGCAGACGTTACTGGATGCCTCCGACTTGTCCCACAGCACTGGGGTTGCGTACTTCAGTCCTGCACCCtcagggcagcagcagcagcagcagcagcagcagccgcaggAGACCCTCCCCAGCCTCGTTCAAGCAGAGAAGGCCTTCTGTGCCCTGCAGCCTGCCCAGAGCTGCATTTTGTCCCCACCATCTGAATCAGAGTTGCAGCAGTCCCCGAGTCCCCTGGAGATCGAGCCCAGCAACTTCCAAAGTGTTTGGCCGGCTGGCAAGGTGGGCAGCCCGAGCAGTCAGGGCTTTGCTGGGCAGCTCCCAGATGCCTCCCTGCTTTCGGCTGCAGAGTTTGGTAACTGTACAGGGTCGGATGGCCTGCCAGCTTCGGGATACAACCAAGTCCCTCTGAGCAACAGCAAATTATTATACCAAAAAAAATTGCTCCTGGAGGGCCAGCAGTTGCAGTCAGATGACTCCTACCAGTCTTGTCCCTTCGGTAACCGAGAGGGGAATTTCCCTTTCCAGAGAGGCACGCTCAGCACCGATGATGGAAGACTTGTGAGCTTCGATTCCATGGGCTCCCTTTCCGCTGCCTCTAGCAACTATAGCTCCTTGAGTTTAAAGTCTTGCGAGAAGGATGGAGATGATGAAATTGCTGATGACTTCTTGGCCCACTGCAGCCCCAAACTGGTGATTCAGCAAAGCATCGATGAAATAACGCCCTTGAAGGAGTCCACTGATCTTCTAGATATTTCTAACTTCACCCCCGACAAGTTCCGCCAGTCGTCCCTTTCGGAAATGTCTCCTCCGGATACCCCCAACCTTTCCCCACAGATTGCCGGGCCAGAAACTAAAACCCTGGGCAATATGAAGTGTTTCCCGGACGGCTCCCAAGTGGGGTTAAGCAACACCGAGAAGGGGAACTGGAGCTGTGGTGTTCTTCAAGCTCCAGACCAGGCGGATAATGGATTCACTTTAAATAATCATCAGTTTCAGTTCCATATGTTCACCGATGAGGATTCTGTCAGCCTCCTCGAAAAAAACCCATCCTTGTCAACTTTTAATGAGCCATCTGCCCAAGTTAGCACCAATAGCAAAGCGACAAAATCCAAGAGGAGAAGTTCAAGTAATAAAAATTTGGGTGCCAACCAAAGCCCAACCCAGAAAAACGTTCGTAAAAAATCCCCCAAAGCCAACAAAGGCTCTGAAAAGGCCCCCAGCAGAAATTCCAGGCAGTCTCCCAAAACTTCCAGGAAAGGAAAAAACGGGGCAGGGGTTAATGGAGAAAAGACCCTCGCCTTGGGCGATAGAGTAGCTGGTCTCTTGAACAGTTCAAACTCCTCATCAAAAACGTTGATTGAGTCCATCCAGCAGGGCAGCCCAAACGCCCTCCGAATAGGGAAGGCCAACGGTCTGTCTGGGGAATGGCCGCTGGGGAAGGACAGTAGCGGTGGCTGGTCTGAAACCAGCATAGGAAGTGCCAACAGCCTTCTTGATGATGATCAAAGAGAATTTGAGGAGCCTTCCAACATTTTGTCAAACATTGCATCTGGCATGGCAGATGTTCAGAGATTTATGATGGCCTCCATCGAGCCCTTGTGGGGGCCTGTGGGCCACAGCGATGTCTCTGATCTCTTCCGATCGCCCGAATCAAACAGTCTGAAACTGAAAACTCTTAAGATCCTGGCTGGCACGTCTCCCGAGTCCAAGAAGAAGGTCAATGGCAGCTCTTCGGGAGTGGGACGCAACCACAAATCGGGGAACAAGGGCTTGAGTAAAACCGGCAGCCGAGCTGCTCCGGGCGATCCGGGACGTTCCAGTTCATCCGCCGGCTATGCCACAGACATTCATTCTCCTTTTTTTGATAAAAGCTATAGTAATCTGAGCACTTTAGCCAAAAATGAACCTACCCATAAAAAGCTCTACCGACACAAATCCACGTCAAAGTCCCTGCGTGACGAGAACTGCAAAGTCAAGCGGGCAGAGAGAGAACAGGGCCACAAAGACCCAACCACAGTagtttcctttgaaaaactgag GGATACAGACTGCATTCTTCTTAAGGCAGAAACAGCATTTGGGGGTTTACCTGTGTTTGGAGaagagctgctgtctttttctagGAAGAAGTTTGAAGTTTGCTTGGTTCCCCAACCCTTCTccgcccccacccctttttttattCCCGTTTGTTTACCCCACGTCTTTCTTTTGCTCAAAAAGAGGGGAAAACGCAATGCCTTGTCATATGTCCAAGTGTTTAAAGTGCTGAAATGGAAAGTTAGAAATTGTGAGAGCTTTGGAAGCCAATCTTGTTCCAAAGGCCTCTTCTTGTAG